One window of Campylobacter vicugnae genomic DNA carries:
- a CDS encoding replication initiation protein encodes MKKEIKELSDRAIITKSNSMLSAKYTLDALEQKIILLAICQIDSVNDEKFCKFSCSISELQERIGVELNYSRFRTFAKNILKKPLEIYEPETDEYIACNWFSAFKYKVKQGIIEFEMSPTLIPYLLQLKNNFSHYSIENVIKFNGKYSFRFYELAIQMRNQKNKQALFNLDELYEILQLPTSLRDYSKFKIKVLEPALNEINETSDIVIEYEPTKKIGKRIIEISIKMNFKEQLAKQTEKARAKKAYDKYVGKVLLYYDNLYLIESVEDNSYRTDCKIMAIVRDYDCISKKVSDDVSRTDFFNLADLELAIQKGKAEVEYRRANKDKYQRRDETEQVTNLLSQLFKETK; translated from the coding sequence ATGAAAAAAGAGATTAAAGAGCTATCAGATAGAGCTATTATCACTAAATCAAACTCAATGCTAAGTGCAAAATACACATTAGACGCATTAGAACAAAAAATTATACTCTTAGCAATTTGTCAAATAGATAGCGTAAATGATGAAAAATTTTGTAAATTTAGTTGTAGCATATCTGAACTACAAGAGCGTATAGGTGTAGAGCTAAATTATTCTAGATTTAGAACATTTGCCAAAAATATCTTAAAGAAACCATTAGAAATTTATGAACCTGAAACCGATGAATATATCGCTTGTAATTGGTTTTCAGCTTTTAAATATAAAGTCAAACAAGGAATTATAGAATTTGAAATGAGTCCAACCTTAATCCCTTATTTATTGCAATTAAAAAATAATTTTAGCCATTATAGCATCGAAAATGTTATTAAATTTAATGGCAAATATAGCTTTAGATTTTACGAATTAGCGATACAAATGAGAAATCAAAAAAATAAACAAGCACTTTTTAATTTAGATGAATTATACGAGATATTGCAACTACCAACAAGTTTAAGAGACTATTCAAAATTTAAAATAAAAGTGTTAGAACCTGCATTAAATGAAATAAATGAGACTAGCGATATCGTTATAGAATATGAGCCAACAAAAAAAATTGGTAAGCGAATTATAGAAATATCAATAAAGATGAATTTTAAAGAGCAATTAGCAAAGCAAACCGAAAAAGCAAGAGCTAAAAAAGCCTATGATAAATATGTAGGCAAAGTTTTATTATACTATGATAATTTATATCTAATTGAAAGCGTAGAAGATAATAGCTATCGAACAGACTGCAAGATTATGGCGATAGTAAGAGACTATGATTGTATATCAAAAAAAGTTAGCGATGATGTTAGTCGAACTGATTTTTTTAATTTAGCTGATTTAGAATTAGCGATACAAAAGGGTAAAGCCGAAGTTGAATATCGTAGAGCAAATAAAGACAAATATCAAAGACGAGATGAAACAGAACAAGTAACAAATTTATTAAGCCAATTATTTAAGGAGACAAAATGA
- a CDS encoding type II toxin-antitoxin system RelE/ParE family toxin, which yields MLKIEFAKSFKKSYKKLNQKERELFENISFKLANNETLEAKYKDHALKGDLIGFRECHLKPDLLLIYQKQDDKLILYCLNIGSHSELF from the coding sequence ATGCTGAAAATTGAATTTGCTAAGTCATTTAAAAAATCATATAAGAAATTAAATCAAAAAGAAAGAGAATTATTTGAAAATATTTCATTTAAATTAGCAAATAATGAAACCTTAGAAGCAAAATACAAAGACCACGCCTTAAAGGGCGATTTAATAGGCTTTAGAGAGTGTCATTTAAAGCCAGATTTATTACTAATTTATCAAAAACAAGATGATAAATTAATTTTGTATTGTTTAAATATAGGCTCACATAGCGAGTTATTTTAA